In Sinorhizobium mexicanum, one DNA window encodes the following:
- a CDS encoding arylsulfatase produces the protein MSVAPALAQDAAKPNILVIFGDDIGQTNISAYSFGVTGYKTPNIDRIAREGMMFTDYYAENSCTAGRSTFITGQTVLRTGMSKVGVPGAPVGIQDRDITIAQALKPLGYATGQFGKNHLGDQDRFLPTAHGFDEFFGNLYHLNAEEEPERPYWPKDDPTFLKSYSPRGVLHSFADGKVQDTGALNTKRMETIDDETTSAAMEYIKKQVQEKKPFFTWMNTTRMHLFTHVRPEYQGQSGMPGNDYADGMIEHDNDVGKLLNLLDELKIADNTIVVYTTDNGPNQFSWPDAATTPFRSEKDSNWEGAFRVPAMIRWPGKIKPGTISNEMFSGLDWFPTLLAAAGDTSIKERLLKGADVGGKTFKVHLDGYNQLPYLLGEQPKSARGEFFYFNDDAKLVGMRWDNWKAVFCEMQKPGGFDVWQEPFTCLRVPKIFNLRMDPYERADIVSDQYNDWRTKNAYLFADATIKAATFLETFVEYPPSQRPASFSIDQVEADVHKKIDEIMSKAQPAQ, from the coding sequence ATGTCGGTGGCCCCCGCCCTCGCGCAGGACGCCGCGAAGCCAAATATTCTCGTCATCTTCGGCGACGACATCGGTCAGACGAACATCAGCGCCTACTCGTTCGGCGTCACGGGTTACAAGACACCGAACATCGACCGCATCGCCAGGGAAGGCATGATGTTCACGGATTACTACGCGGAGAACAGCTGCACGGCCGGGCGCTCGACCTTCATTACCGGTCAGACGGTGCTCAGGACCGGCATGTCGAAGGTCGGCGTGCCGGGCGCACCCGTCGGCATCCAGGACCGCGACATCACCATTGCCCAGGCGCTCAAACCGCTGGGTTATGCGACCGGTCAGTTCGGCAAGAACCATCTGGGCGACCAGGACCGCTTCCTGCCGACCGCCCATGGCTTCGACGAGTTCTTCGGCAACCTCTACCACCTCAACGCCGAGGAGGAGCCAGAGAGGCCCTATTGGCCGAAGGACGATCCGACCTTCCTTAAAAGCTATTCGCCACGCGGCGTCCTGCATTCTTTCGCCGACGGCAAAGTCCAGGACACCGGTGCACTCAACACGAAGCGCATGGAAACCATCGACGATGAGACGACGTCCGCCGCGATGGAGTACATCAAGAAGCAGGTGCAGGAGAAAAAGCCCTTCTTCACCTGGATGAACACGACGCGCATGCACCTCTTCACCCATGTGCGGCCGGAATATCAGGGCCAGAGCGGCATGCCGGGCAACGACTATGCCGACGGCATGATCGAGCATGACAACGATGTCGGCAAGCTCCTGAACCTGCTTGACGAATTGAAGATCGCCGACAACACGATCGTGGTCTACACGACCGACAACGGCCCCAACCAGTTCTCCTGGCCGGATGCGGCGACGACGCCCTTCCGCAGCGAGAAAGATTCCAACTGGGAAGGCGCCTTCCGCGTGCCGGCGATGATCCGTTGGCCGGGCAAGATCAAGCCGGGCACCATCAGCAACGAGATGTTCTCGGGTCTCGACTGGTTCCCGACGCTGCTTGCCGCTGCCGGGGACACCTCCATCAAGGAGCGGCTGTTGAAGGGCGCTGACGTCGGCGGCAAAACCTTCAAGGTCCATCTCGACGGCTACAACCAACTCCCTTATCTGCTCGGTGAACAGCCAAAGAGCGCCCGCGGCGAGTTCTTCTACTTCAACGACGACGCCAAGCTTGTGGGCATGCGCTGGGATAACTGGAAGGCCGTGTTCTGCGAAATGCAAAAGCCCGGCGGCTTCGATGTTTGGCAGGAGCCGTTCACGTGCCTGCGCGTTCCAAAGATCTTCAACCTGCGCATGGATCCCTACGAGCGTGCCGACATCGTTTCGGATCAGTACAATGATTGGCGGACGAAAAATGCCTATCTCTTTGCCGACGCAACCATCAAGGCCGCTACCTTCCTCGAAACTTTCGTCGAGTATCCGCCGAGCCAGCGACCGGCCAGTTTCTCGATCGACCAGGTGGAGGCAGATGTTCACAAGAAGATCGATGAGATCATGAGCAAGGCACAGCCGGCTCAATAA
- a CDS encoding vWA domain-containing protein, with protein MYVLDHPWLLFLLALPFLVWWLLPPYREHTPAVRIPFFKDITDAAGVGATEGSVVPRSNLGQKLIAPVCWGLIVLALARPQFIEPPIEKTEPQRDLMLAIDLSQSMDTRDFRDPDGNLEARVDAVHKVVADFIGRRPSDRLGLIAFGDAPYPLVPFTLDHQTVRAILADSLPGMAGPRTALGDAIGLAIKMFDRSEAPDKVLILLTDGNDTASKMPPDKAADIAGERRITIHAVGIGDPNAEGEQKLDTGVLQQIATKTGGHYFFGQDQVGLETIYGLLDQLTPANQKTLSWRPRIELFYYPLGASLLIVVAYHAIMWLLSSRGATRRESEVGR; from the coding sequence ATGTACGTGCTTGACCATCCCTGGCTGCTTTTTCTTCTAGCGCTGCCGTTCCTCGTCTGGTGGCTTCTCCCGCCCTATCGTGAGCACACGCCGGCCGTCCGCATCCCCTTTTTCAAGGATATCACCGATGCGGCTGGTGTCGGCGCGACGGAAGGTTCGGTGGTGCCGCGATCCAATCTCGGGCAGAAGCTTATCGCACCGGTTTGCTGGGGGTTGATCGTGCTGGCGCTGGCACGCCCGCAATTCATCGAACCGCCGATCGAGAAGACCGAGCCGCAGCGCGATCTGATGCTTGCCATCGACCTCTCCCAGTCGATGGACACGCGCGATTTCCGCGATCCCGACGGAAACCTTGAGGCCCGTGTCGATGCGGTTCACAAGGTGGTCGCCGACTTCATCGGCCGCAGGCCGAGCGATCGCCTTGGCCTCATCGCCTTTGGCGATGCCCCCTATCCGCTCGTGCCCTTCACGCTCGATCATCAGACAGTAAGGGCGATACTCGCCGATTCGCTGCCCGGGATGGCCGGCCCCCGCACGGCGCTCGGCGACGCCATCGGCCTCGCCATCAAGATGTTCGACCGGAGCGAAGCGCCCGACAAGGTTCTCATCCTCTTGACCGATGGCAACGACACCGCCAGCAAGATGCCGCCGGACAAGGCGGCCGACATCGCCGGCGAGCGCCGCATCACCATCCATGCGGTCGGAATCGGCGATCCCAATGCGGAGGGAGAGCAGAAGCTAGACACCGGCGTGCTCCAGCAAATCGCGACGAAGACGGGCGGCCACTACTTCTTCGGACAGGATCAGGTCGGGCTCGAAACCATATACGGGCTGCTGGACCAACTGACGCCGGCAAACCAGAAGACGCTTTCCTGGCGGCCGCGCATCGAACTGTTCTACTATCCGCTGGGCGCGTCACTCCTCATCGTCGTCGCCTATCACGCCATCATGTGGCTGCTTTCGTCGAGAGGTGCAACGCGCCGGGAAAGCGAGGTCGGCAGATGA
- a CDS encoding DUF58 domain-containing protein, with protein sequence MGISIPAFARSKGITRTRSEAGSGVYTSVEELIGLEATACDLAFLRKAPVRRLLAGRHESRMRGRGLSFEELRDYLPGDDIRMIDWRVTARTGRPAVRVYDEEKDRPALIVVDQRMNMFFGSRRAMKSVAAAQTAALCAWRVMALGDRVGGFVFGDEAVDEVRPHRSRETVIRFANAIARHNTSLHAASETARGADQLDLVLSTVAAIAKHDHLIIVISDFDGYGLDTRETLLNLSMHNDVVVILIYDPFLLELPRQGDLVVSGGALQAELQLGRGNVREAIDSFARKRGRALRAWQREMGLPMLPLSAAEEVAPQLRRLLGQLGWRQRRR encoded by the coding sequence ATGGGCATATCCATACCGGCCTTTGCCCGATCGAAAGGCATCACGCGGACGCGCAGCGAAGCGGGTTCGGGCGTCTATACCTCTGTCGAAGAACTCATCGGACTGGAAGCGACAGCCTGCGATCTGGCGTTCCTGCGCAAGGCACCTGTCCGCCGCCTGCTCGCCGGGCGCCATGAATCGCGCATGCGCGGGCGCGGTCTCTCTTTCGAGGAGTTGCGCGACTATCTGCCCGGCGACGACATCCGCATGATCGACTGGCGTGTGACGGCGCGCACCGGCAGGCCAGCCGTCCGTGTCTACGACGAGGAGAAAGACCGGCCGGCGCTGATCGTCGTAGACCAGCGAATGAACATGTTTTTCGGCAGTCGCCGCGCGATGAAATCCGTGGCGGCGGCACAGACCGCGGCGCTTTGCGCCTGGCGCGTCATGGCGCTCGGCGACCGCGTCGGTGGCTTCGTGTTCGGCGACGAAGCGGTCGACGAGGTCCGCCCGCATCGGAGCCGCGAGACTGTCATCCGCTTTGCGAACGCGATCGCCAGGCACAACACGTCGCTTCACGCTGCGTCCGAAACTGCCCGGGGAGCGGACCAGCTCGATCTCGTGCTTTCGACCGTCGCCGCCATTGCCAAGCACGATCACCTTATCATCGTGATCAGCGACTTCGACGGCTATGGCCTCGACACGCGCGAGACGCTGCTCAATCTGTCGATGCACAACGATGTCGTCGTCATTCTGATCTACGATCCGTTCCTGCTCGAACTGCCGCGCCAGGGAGACCTCGTCGTCAGCGGGGGCGCGCTTCAGGCAGAGCTGCAGCTCGGGCGCGGAAACGTGCGCGAAGCGATCGACAGCTTCGCCCGCAAGCGCGGTCGGGCGCTCCGCGCCTGGCAGCGGGAAATGGGCCTGCCGATGCTGCCGCTCTCGGCCGCCGAGGAAGTCGCGCCGCAGCTCCGCCGTCTTCTGGGCCAGCTCGGGTGGCGGCAAAGGAGGCGGTAG
- a CDS encoding VWA domain-containing protein — translation MIADFHFLRPWWLLALLAAPLLVRLIGRRTDIRSRWEGMIAPHLLGHLLIDRGGSHRFRPVHLTAALIAVAAIAAAGPTWERERPPFLEDTAPLAIAIDLTATMNATDVSPTRLERAKLKVRDILDLRKGARTALFAYAGSAHMVLPLTDDAALVRTYLAALSPGIMPVDGKDTAKALQAVEVGLANEAVPGTILFLTDGVERKAFPAFEQYKGRNDLMVLGIGTAEGGPVKIADGGYLTDASGARVHARLDIDALKALQNGSKAQVATVTLDDSDVRWIARRIQSAFAQKVVEGHTRWRDAGWWLTIPIALFAALWFRRGWTVRWAGFLLVAGMALAGGKAEAADFSDLWFTRDQQGRRAFERGDFQDAAAHFADPAWRGIALYRAGRFQDAIDAFAQEDTAESYYNQGNALMHLDKPKEAVVAYGQALKLRPDWPEAKANLALAEKRNKAKEKQEEEEQQEQGADLPPDQVQIDEKGEKGKEGTVQAGEQTADMWMRNIQVSPADLLARKFAIEAREDVP, via the coding sequence ATGATCGCGGACTTCCATTTCCTCAGACCCTGGTGGCTTCTCGCCCTGCTTGCGGCGCCGCTCCTCGTCCGGCTGATCGGCCGCCGCACCGATATCCGCTCGCGCTGGGAAGGCATGATTGCGCCGCACCTGCTCGGCCACCTGTTGATCGACCGCGGCGGCTCGCATCGCTTTCGCCCCGTACACCTGACCGCCGCGCTGATCGCCGTTGCAGCAATTGCGGCGGCCGGCCCGACCTGGGAGCGCGAACGCCCGCCTTTCCTCGAGGATACCGCGCCGCTTGCCATCGCCATCGATCTTACCGCAACGATGAACGCGACGGATGTGTCGCCGACCCGGCTTGAACGCGCCAAGCTGAAAGTGCGGGACATTCTCGACCTCAGAAAGGGCGCGCGCACGGCGCTCTTCGCCTATGCGGGTTCGGCTCACATGGTGCTGCCTTTGACCGACGACGCCGCGCTTGTCAGAACCTACCTTGCTGCGCTTTCCCCAGGCATCATGCCCGTTGACGGCAAGGATACGGCGAAGGCGCTTCAAGCCGTCGAAGTCGGCCTCGCCAACGAAGCCGTTCCGGGCACCATCCTCTTTTTGACCGACGGCGTTGAACGCAAGGCGTTTCCCGCTTTCGAGCAATACAAGGGCCGCAACGATCTGATGGTGCTCGGGATCGGCACGGCGGAAGGCGGGCCGGTCAAGATCGCCGACGGCGGCTACCTCACCGATGCGTCCGGCGCGCGCGTCCACGCGCGCCTCGATATCGATGCACTCAAGGCGCTGCAGAACGGCTCGAAAGCCCAGGTTGCGACGGTAACGCTCGACGACAGCGATGTCCGCTGGATCGCCCGGCGCATTCAGTCTGCCTTCGCACAGAAAGTGGTGGAAGGACACACCCGCTGGCGCGACGCCGGCTGGTGGCTGACGATCCCGATCGCCCTTTTCGCAGCGCTCTGGTTCCGGCGCGGCTGGACGGTACGCTGGGCCGGCTTCCTGCTCGTCGCAGGCATGGCGCTTGCCGGCGGCAAGGCGGAAGCCGCCGACTTCAGCGACCTGTGGTTCACGCGGGACCAACAGGGCCGCCGCGCCTTCGAACGCGGAGACTTCCAGGATGCTGCTGCGCACTTCGCCGATCCTGCTTGGCGCGGCATCGCGCTCTATCGCGCCGGGCGCTTCCAGGATGCGATCGACGCCTTTGCGCAGGAGGACACGGCCGAAAGCTATTACAATCAGGGCAATGCGCTGATGCATCTCGACAAGCCGAAAGAGGCTGTCGTTGCCTATGGGCAGGCCCTGAAGCTGCGCCCCGATTGGCCGGAGGCTAAGGCAAATCTGGCACTCGCCGAAAAGCGGAACAAGGCAAAGGAGAAGCAGGAAGAGGAGGAGCAGCAGGAACAGGGCGCTGACCTTCCTCCCGATCAGGTCCAGATCGACGAAAAGGGCGAGAAAGGCAAGGAAGGCACCGTTCAGGCTGGAGAGCAGACCGCTGACATGTGGATGCGCAACATCCAGGTGTCGCCAGCCGATCTGCTTGCTCGAAAGTTCGCGATCGAGGCCAGGGAGGACGTGCCATGA
- a CDS encoding BatD family protein: MIRPVTGFFALALVLLAYWLVPASLASAADPFARATLATKGTLYTGQEVHIDVDVFVPNYFMTPPRFPLFDLSGAVVTIPDGSGVNLNETVNGESVSGIRKSYVVTPQTAGDYTLPPAEIPFGYAAVPGRLTEGKVTLPPLKFTVEAAPGTAEGGAGVTAVKVTVDQALDRDASGLHAGDALVRTITVRAEGLDAMMIPEPNFGSPAGARVYVQDPALSEERTPRGEPVAGVRKDAATYVFAQAGSYRLPAIDIEWFDPQTRNIEQAEAPMVAVTVAAAPPVDTGLGPPAPVPQKPPFDWRLWAGVGAAAVVAAAIIWLAARLLSRAESWGEAWHRRRLDSEPEYFRHIEQTCRDHDLTRLSQTLDAWSRKSGNIPLSRWLDRFADAATQRLFAEHQRALYGKPSGDRTRIDFGALRSGLRTARRNWLRSGPSATVRPAALPPLNPDFA; encoded by the coding sequence ATGATCCGGCCGGTGACAGGCTTCTTCGCTTTAGCGCTCGTCCTGCTCGCCTACTGGCTGGTGCCCGCGAGTCTTGCCTCCGCCGCCGATCCCTTCGCCCGCGCGACGCTTGCGACGAAAGGTACGCTCTATACCGGCCAGGAAGTTCATATCGACGTCGATGTCTTCGTTCCGAACTACTTCATGACCCCGCCGCGATTTCCCCTGTTCGATCTTTCCGGCGCCGTGGTTACGATCCCTGACGGAAGCGGCGTAAACCTCAACGAAACCGTGAACGGCGAGAGCGTTTCGGGCATCCGCAAGAGCTATGTCGTGACGCCTCAGACCGCCGGCGACTACACCTTGCCGCCGGCCGAAATTCCCTTCGGTTATGCCGCCGTGCCAGGCCGGCTCACCGAAGGCAAGGTCACGCTCCCGCCGCTCAAGTTTACCGTCGAGGCCGCGCCTGGCACCGCCGAAGGAGGGGCCGGCGTGACCGCCGTGAAGGTCACGGTCGACCAGGCGCTCGACCGTGATGCGAGCGGCCTGCATGCGGGCGATGCGCTGGTGAGAACGATCACCGTCCGCGCCGAGGGGCTCGATGCCATGATGATTCCGGAACCGAACTTCGGATCGCCGGCGGGCGCTCGGGTCTATGTCCAGGACCCGGCGCTTTCGGAGGAACGAACGCCCCGGGGCGAGCCCGTGGCCGGTGTTCGCAAGGACGCCGCAACCTATGTCTTCGCGCAAGCCGGATCCTATCGGCTCCCGGCGATCGACATCGAGTGGTTCGATCCTCAGACGAGAAACATCGAGCAGGCGGAAGCGCCGATGGTCGCGGTGACCGTCGCCGCCGCGCCGCCGGTCGACACGGGGCTTGGCCCGCCGGCACCGGTGCCGCAGAAGCCCCCGTTCGATTGGCGCTTGTGGGCAGGCGTCGGCGCCGCGGCGGTTGTTGCCGCCGCAATCATCTGGCTCGCCGCGCGCCTGCTCAGCCGCGCGGAGTCCTGGGGCGAGGCCTGGCATCGCCGCCGGCTCGACTCGGAACCGGAATATTTCCGCCACATCGAACAGACTTGCCGGGACCACGATCTCACACGCCTCAGCCAAACGCTCGACGCCTGGTCACGAAAGTCCGGCAACATCCCGCTTTCACGCTGGCTCGACCGCTTCGCGGATGCGGCGACGCAGCGCCTCTTCGCCGAACACCAAAGGGCACTCTACGGCAAGCCGTCCGGCGATCGGACGAGGATTGATTTCGGGGCGCTGCGAAGCGGGCTGAGGACCGCCCGCCGGAACTGGTTGCGCTCCGGCCCGAGCGCGACCGTTAGACCCGCGGCGCTGCCTCCGCTGAACCCGGACTTCGCCTGA
- a CDS encoding HAD family hydrolase: protein MPAAFAADAQSADLPSWNDGDAKSAIVDFVTRVTTEGGRDYVAVPDRIAVFDNDGTLWTEQPNYFQALFINDRVKALAPEHPEWKDKEPFASLLKGDMAGVAASGEKGIVELGMATHAGMTTEAFNKIVTDWFATARHPRFDRPYNEITFLPMRELLDYLRANGFRTYIVSGGGIEFMRPMTEEMYGIPPEQVIGSSITTRYQLEGDTPVLMREPTVDFIDDGPGKPVGINKFIGRRPIFVAGNSDGDYEMLRWVTSGPGARFGLIVHHTDGEREWAYDRQSHIGKLDKALTEAPERGWQLVDMKADWNRIYAFEK from the coding sequence ATGCCGGCGGCGTTCGCGGCGGATGCACAGTCAGCCGACCTGCCCTCGTGGAACGACGGCGACGCGAAGTCGGCGATCGTCGATTTCGTCACGCGCGTAACGACGGAGGGCGGGCGCGATTATGTCGCCGTGCCTGACCGCATCGCCGTCTTCGACAATGACGGCACGCTCTGGACGGAGCAGCCCAACTACTTCCAGGCGTTGTTCATCAACGATCGCGTCAAGGCGCTCGCGCCGGAGCACCCGGAATGGAAGGACAAGGAGCCCTTCGCATCGCTGTTGAAGGGCGACATGGCCGGCGTGGCCGCCTCGGGCGAGAAGGGCATTGTTGAACTCGGCATGGCCACCCATGCGGGCATGACGACGGAGGCGTTCAACAAGATCGTCACGGACTGGTTTGCGACGGCAAGGCACCCGCGGTTCGACCGGCCGTACAACGAGATCACTTTTCTGCCGATGCGGGAGCTTCTCGATTACCTCAGGGCGAACGGGTTCCGGACCTATATCGTTTCCGGCGGCGGCATCGAGTTCATGCGGCCGATGACAGAGGAGATGTACGGGATTCCGCCCGAGCAGGTGATCGGCAGCAGCATCACCACCAGATACCAGCTTGAAGGCGACACACCGGTCTTGATGCGTGAACCGACGGTCGACTTCATCGACGACGGTCCGGGCAAGCCTGTCGGGATCAACAAGTTCATCGGCCGCCGTCCGATCTTCGTCGCCGGTAATTCCGACGGTGACTACGAAATGCTTCGCTGGGTGACGTCGGGCCCCGGAGCCCGCTTCGGCCTCATCGTGCATCACACCGACGGCGAGCGCGAATGGGCCTATGACCGCCAGTCGCATATCGGCAAGCTGGACAAGGCCTTGACCGAGGCTCCTGAGCGCGGCTGGCAACTGGTCGACATGAAAGCCGACTGGAACCGCATATACGCCTTCGAGAAATAG
- a CDS encoding AAA family ATPase, translating to MGARDDIEQLGKRIGAAIVGQQGMIERLLLGLISNGHLLVEGLPGLAKTRAIKSMAKNLDARLSRIQFTPDLLPADITGSEIYFTEGGKGEFRFQEGPVFANLVLADEVNRAPAKVQSALLEAMEERQVTVGGKSHGLPDLFLVMATQNPIEQEGTYPLPEAQLDRFLMHVQVDYPDAKSEADIMRLVRSEETPTRANGHATEKLAQDAVFAAREEISAVTVSGAIENYIVALVMATRYPDKLDNELGKWIQVGVSPRGVIGLDKVSRAHAWLKGRDFVTPDDVQATVHDVFRHRLVLSYEAHAGGISANQVIDRIVEQVAVA from the coding sequence ATGGGTGCGCGCGACGATATCGAGCAGCTCGGCAAGCGGATCGGCGCGGCGATCGTCGGCCAGCAGGGCATGATCGAACGCCTGCTGCTCGGCCTCATCAGCAACGGCCACCTGCTCGTCGAAGGACTGCCGGGTCTTGCCAAGACACGCGCCATCAAGAGCATGGCCAAGAACCTCGACGCGAGGCTGTCGCGCATCCAGTTCACACCCGACCTTTTGCCGGCCGACATCACCGGCTCCGAAATCTATTTCACCGAAGGCGGGAAAGGCGAGTTCCGCTTCCAGGAGGGGCCGGTCTTCGCCAACCTGGTGCTTGCCGACGAGGTGAATCGCGCGCCGGCGAAGGTGCAGTCGGCGCTGCTCGAGGCGATGGAGGAGCGTCAGGTCACCGTCGGCGGCAAGAGCCACGGCCTTCCCGATCTCTTCCTGGTGATGGCGACCCAGAACCCGATCGAGCAGGAGGGGACCTATCCCCTCCCCGAAGCGCAACTCGACCGCTTTCTGATGCATGTGCAGGTCGACTATCCGGACGCGAAGTCGGAAGCCGACATCATGCGGCTCGTGCGTTCCGAGGAGACCCCGACGAGGGCCAACGGCCACGCGACTGAGAAGCTGGCACAGGACGCCGTCTTCGCCGCCCGCGAAGAGATTTCCGCCGTCACCGTGTCGGGGGCGATCGAAAACTACATCGTCGCCCTGGTGATGGCGACGCGCTATCCGGACAAGCTCGACAACGAGCTTGGCAAATGGATCCAGGTCGGCGTCAGCCCGCGCGGCGTCATCGGCCTCGACAAGGTGTCACGCGCGCATGCCTGGCTGAAGGGACGCGACTTCGTTACGCCGGACGATGTGCAGGCCACCGTCCACGACGTCTTCCGGCACCGCCTCGTGCTTTCCTACGAGGCGCATGCCGGCGGCATTTCCGCCAACCAGGTCATCGACAGGATCGTTGAGCAGGTGGCGGTGGCCTAG
- a CDS encoding DUF4381 domain-containing protein codes for MEPAAPATTDPALAATLRDLADVALPAPVSMLPQTWGWAVLGAIILAAVAAALWLWLRRRATNRYRREALSELAGIEQYLADPATRGMALAQLPPLLKRVALAAWPRETVADLNGPLWVGFLAARSGGARLSPEFTRFFEEAEYRGEDALGLTDEKRARAYAAAARQWIEGHDVRA; via the coding sequence ATGGAACCGGCCGCCCCCGCTACAACCGATCCTGCCCTGGCAGCAACGTTGCGGGACTTGGCGGATGTCGCGCTGCCGGCGCCGGTCTCGATGCTGCCGCAGACATGGGGTTGGGCGGTGCTTGGCGCCATCATTCTCGCGGCTGTCGCCGCGGCGTTATGGCTGTGGCTGCGCCGTCGCGCCACCAATCGCTATCGCCGCGAGGCGCTTTCCGAGCTTGCCGGGATCGAACAGTATCTTGCTGACCCAGCGACGCGCGGCATGGCGCTTGCCCAGCTGCCTCCGCTTTTGAAACGCGTGGCGCTCGCCGCCTGGCCGCGCGAAACCGTCGCGGATCTGAATGGACCGCTCTGGGTCGGTTTTCTCGCGGCGCGCTCGGGCGGAGCGCGCCTTTCGCCCGAATTCACCCGATTCTTCGAGGAGGCGGAGTATCGCGGCGAGGACGCGTTGGGGCTGACCGATGAGAAGAGGGCGAGAGCCTACGCGGCCGCGGCCCGGCAATGGATCGAGGGCCACGATGTACGTGCTTGA
- a CDS encoding formylglycine-generating enzyme family protein, with product MAISAREQVWIEGGTFVMGSDRHYPEEAPAHPAKVDGFWIDVAPVTNRQFAEFVAATGYVTLAESPSDPKDYPGAPAHMMKAGSVVFDPPKRITSRDPAQWWNFKFGANWRRPYGGLSNLRGKLDHPVLQIAYADAKAYAAWAGKDLPTEAEWEFAAKGGLESAEFAWGDELVPDGRFMANTWHGVFPIENLKPDGFERTSPVGSFPPNGYGLYDMIGNVWEWTNDYWSSAHPAPAQRACCIPANPRGGSAEESFDPTQPQIRIARRVVKGGSHLCAPNYCRRYRPAARHAQEENSATTHIGFRCVRRP from the coding sequence ATGGCGATCTCCGCCCGCGAACAGGTCTGGATCGAAGGCGGTACCTTCGTCATGGGATCGGACCGTCACTATCCTGAGGAAGCGCCCGCGCATCCAGCGAAAGTGGACGGGTTCTGGATCGACGTCGCGCCGGTTACCAACCGGCAGTTCGCGGAGTTCGTCGCGGCGACCGGCTATGTGACGCTCGCCGAAAGCCCGTCCGATCCAAAGGACTATCCGGGCGCACCGGCGCATATGATGAAAGCCGGATCGGTCGTTTTCGATCCGCCAAAGCGGATAACAAGCCGTGACCCCGCGCAATGGTGGAATTTCAAGTTCGGCGCGAACTGGCGCCGGCCCTATGGGGGCCTGAGCAATCTGCGCGGAAAGCTCGACCACCCGGTCCTCCAGATCGCCTATGCCGACGCCAAGGCCTATGCGGCCTGGGCGGGCAAGGATCTGCCGACCGAGGCCGAATGGGAGTTCGCCGCCAAGGGCGGCCTCGAAAGCGCGGAATTCGCCTGGGGTGATGAACTTGTTCCGGACGGCCGGTTCATGGCCAACACCTGGCACGGCGTGTTTCCGATCGAAAATCTCAAGCCTGATGGCTTCGAGCGAACGTCGCCGGTCGGCAGCTTTCCGCCGAACGGCTACGGGCTTTACGACATGATCGGCAACGTCTGGGAATGGACGAATGACTACTGGTCATCTGCTCATCCGGCACCGGCGCAAAGGGCCTGCTGCATTCCCGCCAATCCGCGCGGAGGCAGCGCCGAAGAAAGCTTCGACCCGACGCAACCGCAGATCCGTATCGCCAGGCGGGTGGTCAAGGGCGGATCGCATCTCTGTGCGCCCAACTATTGCCGGCGCTACCGGCCGGCGGCGCGCCATGCACAGGAAGAGAACTCGGCGACGACCCATATCGGCTTCCGTTGCGTCCGACGGCCATAA